Proteins encoded in a region of the Tripterygium wilfordii isolate XIE 37 chromosome 21, ASM1340144v1, whole genome shotgun sequence genome:
- the LOC119988012 gene encoding tRNA (guanine(9)-N1)-methyltransferase-like translates to MEEAKENQNDKSTFEAPPQPLSKNAQKKLLKQQRFEAKKAEKKAQMKEQKRKDAERRRKEWDGTLAAASEDERQRLIESRREVRKERMEKRSKERERKIERLTKAKEIGQKIVIDLEFSHLMSSTEIHSLVQQIMYCYAVNGRCTSPGHLWLTGCRGEMEQQLQRLPGFDKWLIEKESQSYIEALQDQKQNLVYLTADSEYVLDDLASEKIYIIGGLVDRNRWKGITMKKAEEQGIQTAKLPIGDYLKMSSSQVLTVNQVIEILIKFLETRDWKASFFQVIPQRKRCESDNEENQGADEGECESNDDQGDTKKHCIEAPSSD, encoded by the exons ATGGAGGAGGCCAAAGAGAACCAAAACGACAAGAGCACGTTCGAAGCCCCTCCCCAACCTCTCTCGAAGAACGCCCAGAAGAAGCTCCTGAAGCAACAGAGGTTCGAAGCAAAGAAAGCGGAGAAGAAGGCTCAAATGAAGGAACAGAAGCGAAAGGATGCAGAGAGGAGGCGAAAGGAGTGGGACGGCACGCTGGCTGCAGCGAGCGAGGATGAAAGGCAGAGGCTGATCGAGTCGCGGAGAGAGGTCAGGAAAGAGCGGATGGAGAAGAGGTCAAAGGAGCGAGAGCGGAAGATCGAGAGGCTCACGAAAGCCAAAGAAATTGGACAGAAGATTGTGATCGATCTCGAGTTTTCGCATCTCATGAGTTCCACCGAGATTCACAGCCTCGTGCAGCAG ATTATGTATTGTTATGCGGTAAATGGACGATGTACTTCTCCTGGTCATCTTTGGTTGACTGGATGCAGAGGGGAAATGGAGCAGCAACTTCAAAGGCTCCCAGGATTCGATAAATGGTTAATTGAGAAAGAAAGTCAATCATATATTGAAGCATTGCAAGATCAGAAACAAAATCTTGTATATCTTACGGCAGATTCCGAATACGTGTTAGATGACCTTGCTTCAGAAAAGATATATATCATTGGTGGATTAGTGGATCGGAATCGGTGGAAAGGGATAACCATGAAGAAAGCGGAAGAACAAGGAATCCAAACGGCAAAACTCCCCATAGGAGATTACTTGAAGATGTCAAGTTCTCAG GTCCTCACTGTAAACCAAGTGATTGAGATTCTCATTAAATTTTTGGAAACAAGAGATTGGAAGGCTTCATTCTTTCAGGTGATTCCTCAACGGAAAAGATGTGAATCAGATAACGAAGAAAATCAAGGGGCCGATGAGGGAGAGTGTGAGAGCAATGATGATCAAGGTGATACGAAAAAGCACTGCATTGAAGCCCCCTCGTCTGACTAG